A segment of the Sphingomonas cannabina genome:
GATTCGCCGACCGATTCGATCGGCGGGCTCGACGGCGGGCTCGGCCTCGGCGGCACAGCGGGCGGAGCGATGCCGGAGGACGGGCCGGACCTCGACGGCTTCGGCAATCCCGAGACCGGGCTCCACGACCATCTGCTCGCCCAGGCCGGCGCCAGCTTCGATCCCGGCGACCTGTTCGTGGCGACGCATCTCATCGACCAGATCGACGAGGCGGGCTACCTCACCGTCCCGCTGCTCGACATCGCCAACCGCCTCAACGTGCCGCTCGCGCGGATCGAGGCCGTGCTGGCGGTGGTCCAGACGTTCGATCCCACCGGAGTGGGTGCGCGCAACCTCGGCGAATGCCTCGCGCTCCAGGCGAAGGAGGTCGACCGCTACGATCCCTGCATGGCGGCGCTGATCGACAATCTCGACCTGCTCGCCCGCGGCGAGATCGCGCGCTTGAAGCGCATCTGCGGCGTCGACGACGAGGACATGGCCGACATGATCCGCGAGCTGCGCGGATACGACCCCAAGCCCGGCTGCCGCTACGGCGGCGAGGCGGTGCCGGCGGTGGTGCCCGACATCTTCGTCGCGCCGCGCGGCGGTGGCTGGGCGGTCGAGATCAACTCGGCGACGCTGCCGCGCGTGCTCGTCAACCGCAGCTATTATGCCGAGCTCGCCGGCGCGCATGGCGACAAGGCGTCGAAAAGCTGGCTTTCCGACTGCCTCGCCAGCGCCAATTGGCTGGTGAAGGCCCTCGACCAGCGCCAGCGCACGATCATCAAGGTCGCGGCCGAGATCGTGAAGCAGCAGGACGGCTTCTTCCGCCACGGCGTCGCGCACCTCCGCCCGCTGACGCTCCGTCAGGTCGCCGACGCGATCGAGATGCACGAATCGACGGTGAGCCGCGTCACCTCGAACAAATATCTGTCCTGCGCGCGGGGGCTGTTCGAGCTCAAATATTTCTTCACCTCGGCGATCCAGTCCGCCGACGGCGGCGAGGCGGTGTCGGCCGAGGCGGTCAAGTCGGCGATCAAGGCGCTGATCGCGGCGGAGGACCCCAAGGCGATCCTCTCCGACGACACGTTGGTCGACATGCTCAAGGACAAGGGCTTCGACATCGCCCGCCGCACCGTTGCCAAATACCGCGAGGCGATGGGGATCGGCAGCTCGGTCCAGCGCCGCCGGCAGAAAGCGCTGGAGGGGGTGGGCTGACCTCTATTCCGTCACCCCGGCGAAGGCCGGGGTCCACCGCGCCACTAGCCGGAGCGTTCGCGGCTCCGTGGATGCCGGAACAAGCCCGGCATGACGAAAGGGCTCAATACTCCAGCTGCGCATACCAATCGGGCTTCCGTCCGTTCGGCGTGGTATCGAGCACGTTCCATAGCGGGATCATCTCGGGGCTCCCGCGCGGATCCTGACCCGGGTCCTGCGTCCCGCCGAGCTCTCCGCTCCAGAAATGGCGGATCGTGCCGTCGGCGTCCCTGGTGAACACGTCGTACGACGGCCAGTCCGCCCCGTCGTGCCAGGCATGATGGTCGCGGCCGAATTGTTCGGTCGGGTCCGAATAAAGCGGCAGGTTCCGCCAGCCGCGCTCCTCGGCGAAGGCGTGCATCCGCTCGACCGGCGAGCGTGCGATCACCGCGAGCGCGACGTTCTGTCGGATGTCGGCGGCATTGGCGGCGAGCGGGCCCAGGAAGGCGGTGCACATCGGACACGGCCGCTCGCGCTCGGGCCCGAACATCCAGCAATAGGTGACGAGCGTGTCCTTGCCCTCGAACAGGTCGGCCAGCATGGCGGGACCGTCCCTCCCCTCGAACCTGTAGTCCTTCGTCACCACCGGCGCCTGTGGCAGCGCCCGGCGCTGCACCGCCACCCGCTCGATGTGCCGGCGCAGCTCGATCTCCTCGGCAAGCAGGGCGATCCGCGCGCGCCGATAGGCGTCGCTCTCGCCAGGGTAGGGCAAGTGATTCCGCTCCGCCAGCGCCGGCGCGGGAGCCAGTCCTTCCGAATCGGCCATCGGTCCTCTCCTTATGGGGCGATCATACGCGGTCGAGGTCGTGAACCATACGGCCGACATTGGGTGGTTAGCCGCCGCCCCTTGTCGAGCGCCCCTTTTGAGCAACCCACGTCGCCACCGTCAGCAGCCCGGCCAGCCACGCCACCAACATACCGCCAACGAACACGACGCCCGATATCGTGCCGTAGCCGAGAGGTGCGGTGGCGAAAGCGGATAGGACCGCAAAAATCATGATCCAGATACCTATCATGATCCCGTGCTTCACCCTGTCGTCCTCCATCTCAGGCGAGCTTCACCGTAACTCCGAATGTTCGCAATAAGGATGTTAGCCGACGAGGGGCTTTTTATGTGTCTACAGCCTAATCATCCTCGTCCTCATAGCCGACCAGCTCGAGCGCGCGGGCCTTGATCTGGTTGGTCGCGCACCAGTGGACCAGCGCCTCCTCGCGCCCATGCGTCACCCACACCTCGCGCGGCCGCACTTCGCGGATCGTCGCGGTGAGCTCGTCCCAGTCGGCATGGTCGGAAAGGATCAGCGGCAGCTCCACGTTGCGCTGGCGGGCGCGCTGGCGGACGGTCATCCAGCCGGAAGCCATCGCGGTGATTGGATCGGGCAGGCGCCGCGACCAGCGGTCGTTGAGCGCTCCCGGCGGTGCGATCACGATCCGGCCCATCAGCTCGGCCTTCGCCGCGCCGGTCGCCGGCCGCAGTTCGCCGAGGTCGATGCCGTTGGCGACATAGAGGTCGCACAGGCGCTGCAGCGCGCCATGGAGGTAGATCGGATCGTCGAACCCCATCACCCTGAGCTCGCGGATCACCCGCTGCGCCTTGCCGAGCGCATAGGCGCCGACCAGCACGCACCGCTCCGGATTGGCGCGCAGCACCGTCAGCAGCTTGTCGATCTCGTCGCGCGTCTCGGGATGGCGGAAGACGGGAAGGGCGAAGGTCGCCTCGGTCACGAATACGTCGCAGGCGACCGGCTCGAAGCGCGCGCAGGTCGGGTCCTCGCGGCGCTTGTAGTCGCCCGAGACGACGATCCGCTCGCCGCGATGATCGAGCACGATCTGCGCAGATCCCAACACATGGCCGGCGGGGACGAAGCCGACGCCGACCTCGCCCAGCGTCAGCGTCTCGCCATAGGCGACCGTGCGGCCGTTCTGCGGGCCATAGCGGACCGACATGATCTCCAGCGTCTCCGCCGTCGCCCACACCTCGTCATGGCCGCCGCGCGCGTGATCGGCGTGGCCGTGCGTCACCAGCGCCCGCGCGACCGGCACCGACGGGTCGATCCAGGCGTCGGCGGCGGGCAGGTAGAGCCCGGTTGGGTGCGGTTCGATCCAGTCGCCGAGCCTTGGCATGTCGCCAATATCGCCGCGGACGCCTATCCGTTCCAGCCGGAGGAGAGATCAATGAAAGAATCGACCGACACCGAGCAACGGATCGCCCGGCTCGAACGCAGCCTCGGCCGCCATCGGGCGGGGCTCATGGCGATGGGCGTGATCGCGATCGGCCTTGCCGTCGCGGGCTTCGCGCCGACCAGGGACGTGACGCCGGACGTGATCGACGCGCATGCGCTGCGCATCGTCGATGCCGCCGGCAAGCCGCGCATCCTGATCGGCGCGCCGCCGCCCGCGGATGGCCGGGAGCGCAAGGACGCGCAGACCGCCTCGATCGTGGTGCTCGACGCCAACGGCAAGGACCGGGTGATCCTGGGCGAGGAACCCGAACCTCATCTGGCAGGCAAGAGCTATCCGCGCGTTGCCGCCGGCTACGGGCTCGTGCTGCACGACAGGGACGGATCGGAACGCGGGGCGATGAGCTGGCTCGACAATGGCCGCGGCGTCGTCGCGCTCGATCGCTCGGGCGGCGATGCGGTGGCGCTGATCGTCAACGAGCAGAGCGGCTTCGCCGGCCTCACCGTCAACTACGCCAATCCGCTCGGCAAATACGCCGAGGGCGTGCGGATCGGCACCAAAGGCGACACCGCATGGCTGTCGCTGGAGGATCGTGCGGACGGCGAGCGGGCGCGGCTTGCCGTCGAAGGAGCGGAACCACCCAAGCTGATCGCTCGTCCGGCCGGCGCGCCGCCGGCGTCGTAGGCCAGGGGGGATCGAATGGCCTGTGGCACTCGTTGACTCCATGAAAATGGAGGAACGTCATGGCCGAAGGCACGATGACAGGCCTGATGGTGATCGTCGGCCCGCTGCTGCTGCTGATCGTGATCGCCTGGGCGATGCTGCACAATCGGCGTTCGCGCGCCGAACATGCCGAGACCGAGCGCGCCACGCGCGAGCTGTACGAGGAGCAGGGCCGCGCCGACCACGTCGTGGAAACGCGGCAGAGCGCCGAGCGCGCTGATTAATCGATGTTCCACCGGAACATTTACAGGAAGGATACGGGTTCGAATCTATTGTTACGGCATGAAACTGCCGAAGTCGCTCTGGTTCTTTGTCGCCGCGGCGATAGCCTTTCTGCTGCAGCTTCTGCCGATTCCCGGCATTTTCCTGATGATATTGACGGCCTCGGCCTGGCCGGGGTTTCTCGTGAATATCGGTTTCCTCGGAATCGCTGTAGAGGCGCTGACAAGGCGTGCTTCGTTCTACTGGTTGATCGTACCGACGATATGGTTCGGGGGCTATGCGGCTGTCGCATGGCGGGATCATCTCCCGTTACAGCGATTGGAGCAGGACGTCGCCCGGCGGAACGCGTCCGCTTCGGTCGATTTCGATCCACTCCGGCAATCACTAGTGCTGGTGAGCAAGGCACGCGAGATGCCCGGATCTCCCCCTCGCGCCGGGTTGAGCCTGGACGAGCAAGAGATCGTCGCCGCCCTTTCGGCGCCAGTTATATACATTCGGGACCCGGCAACGGCGCGGTCGCAATTCTCAGGTGCAAGTCATATCGCGATTCGCACTGTCGACCGGCTTCTTTGCGATGAGATGGAGGAACCTGCGTTCCGTAACGCTGGCATTCTGACCTTTGCAATTTTCGATTTGGACGGCTCCGGCACTTCGCGAATGGAAGATCGCGATTCCCGGTTCTGCGCGCTTGGATTGCCTGAGGATCCGATCCTTCCTCCGATCGAGGTCGAGCGGTCGCAGCGCGAGAGCAGGATCGGCCTCTTACCCGTTTCAGAGATTACGGTAACGGCGACGATGCCGGACGGGACGCGTCGCCGCATGTACGGTGGCAGCGTCCATCCCCTGCCATGGTTTCCCAAGCCCATCCTTGGATGCGCCTTAGATTCCGGCGCGGCGGCATGGCGGTGTTTCGCGCACTTCTCACGCGACGATGTACCACTTTCGCCGGTGCTTGGGTCGCGGTTCGGCGGTGATGACACGGCGCCGGCGCTCGTGCAGATGCTGGGCGTTCGCCGTATCACTGCCGCTACCCGGCGCGGTGCTGACTCGTCTATGGTCCTGGCGAAAGCCCGAGCCGTTCAAGAGCACGCCATTGCCGACGCTACTGCGAAGCTCGACAAAGCGGTCGATGAAGATATGTCGGCCCCGATCGGTTACGGAGGTCTGGATGTCCTTCTGGATCGAACGGACATTATTCGTCCGAGACTGGCCTCGATCGTTGAGGCGATGGAACGGAGTGCGGCCGTGAACGGAACCGCCCGCGACAATGTTCGTCAGATGCTGGCAATGGTTAAGCGTTTGCCTCCCGAATTGGTCGAGCCCTTTCGCGAACGCATCGATGTGGTTGATCATTATGTCCGAGGGCGATGAGGCCGCCTAGCGCGTGGCGGTCCATTTCTCCATAAGCCGGCGGCTGAATTGAGTTTACGCGTGGTCGCTTTATCCCAGCCTCTCGCCGACTGGTTCGCCGCGCGCGGCTGGGCGCCGCGCCGGCATCAGCTTGAGATGCTCGCGGCAGGCCGGGCCGGGCGGCACGCGCTGCTGGTGGCGCCGACCGGGGCCGGCAAGACGCTCGCCGGCTTCCTTCCTACGCTGGCCGAGCTGATCGAGAACCCGACCGAGGAGCTCCACACCCTCTACGTCTCGCCGCTCAAGGCGCTGGCGATCGACGTGCAGCGCAACCTGCTGACGCCGATCGAGGAGATGGGCGTCCCCATCCGCGTCGAGACGCGCACCGGCGACACACCGTCCGATCGCAAGGCGCGGCAGCGCGTGCGACCGCCGCAGATTCTGCTGACCACGCCCGAGTCGCTGAGCCTGCTTCTGTCCTATCCCGATGCGCCGCGGCTGTTCGCGCATCTGAAGACGGTGGTGATCGACGAGGTCCACGCCTTCGCCACCGGCAAGCGCGGCGACCTGCTCGCCTTGAGCCTCGCGCGGCTGCAGAGCTTCGCGCCGGCGCTGCGCCGCGTCGCCCTCTCCGCGACCGTCGCTGATCCGGACGGCTATCGCGCCTGGCTCGCGCCCTGGGGCGACATCGATGCGGTGACGCTCGTCCAGGGCGAGAAGGGCGCCGATCCCGACATCGCCATCCTGCTGCCCGAGGGGAAGGTGCCCTGGTCGGGCCATTCCGGCCGCTATGCCGCGCCGCAGGTGATGGCGGAGATCGAGACGCACCGGACCACCATCGTCTTCTGCAACACCCGCGGCCTCGCCGAGCTGATCTTCCAGGATCTGTGGAAGGTGAACCGGCTGGGCCTGCCGATCGGCATCCATCACGGCAGCCTCGACCGCGAGGCGCGGCGTAAGGTCGAGCAGGCGATGGCCGACGGGCGGCTGCGCGCGCTGGTGGCGACCGCCAGCCTCGACCTCGGCGTCGACTGGGGCGACGTCGACTGCGTGATCCAGATGGGCGCGCCCAAGGGCTCGTCGCGCCTGCTCCAGCGCATCGGCCGCGCCAACCACCGGCTCGACGAGCCGTCGGAGGCGGTAGTCGTCCCCGGCAACCGCTTCGAATATCTGGAGGCGCGGGCAGCGCTCGATGCGGTCGATGCGGGGGAGCTCGACGCCGATGTGTTCCGGCCCGGCGCGCTCGACGTGCTCGCGCAGCACATCATGGCGGTGGCCTGCGCCGCGCCGTTCGATGCTGCGGCATTGCTGCAGGAGGTCCGCGCGGCATTGCCCTATTCGGCGCTGACCGACGAGACCTATGAGCGCATCCTGAATTTCATCGCCGACGGCGGCTACGCGCTGCGCGCCTATGACCGCTTCAAGCGGCTGACCAAGGGACCGGACGGGCTGTGGCGCGTCTCCCATCCCCGCTTCGTCGCGCAGCATCGGCTCAACGCCGGCATCATCGTCGAGGCGACGATGATCGAGGTCCGCTTCCGCAACGGCCGTCGTCTCGGCCGTGTCGAGGAGGCGTTCGGCGCATCGCTCTCGCCCGGCGACACCTTCTTCTTCGCCGGCCTCAGCCTGGAGGTGGAACGCATCACCGGCGAGGAGCTGATCGTCCATGCGACGTCGCGGCCGGCCCGCATCCCGAGCTACATGGGCGCGCGGCTGGCCATCTCGACGCGGCTGGCCGAGCGTGTCCGGACCTTCCTCCACGATGATCGCGAATGGGAGCGTTTCCCGGCCGACGTGCGCGAGTGGCTGGAGGTGCAACGCTATCGCTCGCGCCTGCCCGCGCCCGGCGAGCTGCTGGTCGAGACCTTCCCGCTCGAAGGGCGGCACCATATGGTCGCCTACAGCTTCGAGGGTTGGAACGCGCACCAGTCGCTCGGGATGCTGATCACGCGCCGGATGGAGGCGCAGGGGCTGAAGCCGATCGGCTTCGTCGCCAACGACTATGCGCTCGCCTGCTATGGCCTGGAGAGGATCACCGATCCTGCATCGCTGTTCTCGCCCGATATCCTCGAGCACGAGTTCGTCGACTGGGTCCAGGGCTCGGCGCTGCTCAAGCGCGCGTTCCGCGAGGTGGCGGTGATCGGCGGTCTCGTCGAGCGCCAGCATCCCGGCAAGCGCAAGACCGGCAAGCAGGTCACCTTCTCGACCGACCTCATCTACGACGTGCTGCGCAAGTACGAGCCGACGCACCTGCTGCTGCAGGCGGCGTGGGAGGATGCGCGGGCGCGCCTCACCGACGTCGGCCGCCTCGCCAGCCTGCTCGATCGGGCCGCGGGGACGATGGTGCACGTCGACCTCGACCGCGTGAGCCCGCTCGCGGTGCCCGTGCTGGTGCTGATCGGCCGCGAGAATGTCGCGCAGACCGGCACCGTCGACGACGCGCTGCTGGTCGAGGCCGAACAGCTTGCTGCACGGGCGATGCAGCTCGATTGAGCCCGATTGTAGCAATCGTAATAGAGGCGTAATATGCGCCCATGTCAGGGGTGCATTTCGCCTTGTGGCCCTTGGCCCTGCTGCTTGCGGGGACGCCTGCCGACGTGCAGCAAGCCCCGCAGCAAAATCCTCCCGAGACCCAGCTGTCGCCGGCCGAGGAGCTCGCCGCCGCGATCGTAGCGCTCGGCGAGAATCAGAACCGCATGACCGTGCCGGTCCAGATCGCCGGCGCCGGACCCTATCGGTTCATCATCGACACCGGCTCCGAACGCACCGTGATCGCGCGCGAGCTGGCGCGCAACCTCGGGCTGCCGGCGGGGCGCACCGTCAATGTGGTGGCGATGAGCGGCACCAGCCGCGTCGGCACCGTCGTCATCCCCTCGATCAACGTCAGCACCGTGCCGGACATCGGCGCGATCCACGCGCCGGCCTTGAAGGCAGTCGATCTCGGCGCGCTCGGGCTGCTCGGCATCGACACGCTGCGCGATCATCGCATCGACATCGATTTCGAGGCCGGCCAGATGAGCGTAGCGCCGTCGGTCAAGCGCAAGAAGACACCGCCGAAGCAGCCGGACGAGATCGTCGTCCGCGCCAAGAGCCTGTTCGGCCAGCTGATCGTGACCGAGGCCTCCTATGAAGGCCGCCGCATCCGCGTGATCCTCGACACCGGATCGCCGGTCAGCGTCGGCAACGGCGCGATGCTGCGCCTGGTGCGCCGGCACACGCGCGGCATCGAGCCGACGACGCTGATCAGCGCCACCGGCGGGCTGGTCCCGGCCGAGTTCGCCTATGTCGAAAATGTGCGGGTGGGCGGGATCACCTTCTCCAATATGCCGGTCGCTTTTGCCGACGTGGCGCCGTTCAAGCGGTTCGAGCTCGACGACCGTCCGGCGCTGTTCCTGGGGATGAGCACCCTCAAATCCTTCCGCCGGGTGCAGATCGACTTCGCCAACCGCGAGGTGCGCTTCCTGATGCCGCGCGACGTTGATACCCGTCCGCGCACGGCCTTCACGGCGCTTTAGGCCGATGCTGCCGAACCCGCATCCGCGCTGGATCGCCGCCATCCTTGCCGCGTCGATCTTCACGGCGTCCGGATCGGCGCAGGAGCCGACAGCGCCGTCCACCAGCGCACCGCAGACTACGGAGCTGACATTCGCGCTCGAACGCGGGCGGATGACGGTGCCCGTGGTCGTCGCGGGCCAGGGCCCGTTCGACTTTCTCATCGACACGGGCGCAGAGCGATCGGTGGTTTCGCATGAGCTCGCCGGCCGGCTCAACCTGAGGCCGGGAGATGCGATGCGCGTCTTCGACTTCGTCGGCCCGAGCGATGTCGCGACGGTCCATATTCCCGCGCTGGCGGTGAGCAACCTTGGCGGTCAGGCGATCGAAGCTCCGGCGCTCGCGATGGCGAATCTGGGCGCGCTCGGCATGCTGGGGATCGACGCGCTGCAGGGCCACAGGCTCGCGATCGATTTCGCGAGGCGGCGAATGGAGGTCAGGCCGTCGACACGGCGGGTCAGGGGTGAGCTGATAGTTTCGACCCAGCAGCGAGTCGGCCAGCTGATCATCACCGCGGCCTCGTTCCAGGGCCAGCCGATCGCGGTCGTCATCGACACCGGCTCCTGGGTGAGCATCGGCAATAGCGCGATGCTGGCGCTGGCCAAGCAGCCACCGCGGCGCCTGGGGCCGATCTCGGTCACGTCGGTGACCGGGCGCTCGTTCGACGCGGAGCTGATGGTGGTGAGCGATCTCAAGATCGGGGACGTGCGCTTCGACAATGTCGGCCTGTCCTTCGCCGACGTCGCGCCGTTCGAACGCTTCGGGTTGCGCGACAAGCCCGCGCTGATCCTGGGCATGAGTTCGTTGCGTCTCTTCCGCCGGATCGAGATGGACTTCGCGAATCGGGAAATCGGCTTCAGCCTACCGGTCCCGCCGATCGACTTCCACAATGTCTGCCGCTCGATTTCCAGCTGCAGAAGCTATCGCTGATCTTCCGCGGCCGCGGTTGCGGACGCCATCATGTCGCCCTACCACCCTCGGGATCGAAACGAGGGGCGTCGACATGCGGGCATTGGCAACGGCGATACTGGCTTCACTCGCGCTGGCGACGCTACCCGCCGCCGCCCAGTCGCGGCCGGACCAGCAGGCGTTCTTCGGCCTCTACAAGGAGCTGGTCGAGACCAACACCACGCTGTCCGCGGGAAGCTGCACCCAGGCGGCCGGACAGATCGCGGCGCGGCTCAAGGCGGCGGGCTATGCCGATCGGGACGTCACGCTCTTTTCCGTTCCCGAGCACCCCAAGGAGGGCGGCCTCGTCGCGGTGCTGCCGGGCAGCGACGCCAGGGCCAAGCCGATGCTGCTGCTCGGCCACATCGACGTGGTCGAGGCCAATCGCGCCGACTGGGAGCGCGATCCGTTCAAGCTCGTCGAGGAGAACGGCTATTACTATGGCCGCGGCACCGTCGACGACAAGGCGATGTCGGCGATCTGGGCGGACACGCTGATCCGTTTCAAGCAGGACGGCTTCAGGCCCAAGCGCACGATCAAGCTCGCGCTCACCTGCGGCGAGGAGACGACCTTCGCCTGGAACGGCGCCGAATGGCTCGCCAAGAACAAGCCCGATCTCATTGCCGCCGAATTCGCCTTCAACGAGGGCGGCGGCGGGCGGATCAGCGCCGAGGGCAAGCGCCAGCTGCTGGCGATCCAGGTCGGCGAGAAGGCGGCGCAGAACTATACCTTCACCGCCACCAATCCCGGCGGCCACAGCTCGCAGCCGGTGCCGGACAATGCGATCTACGAGCTGGCCGACGCGGTACTGCGCGTCCGGAACTATGAGTTCCCGATCCGCTTCAACGACACGACGCGCGCTTTCTTCACCAAGTCGCTGCCGACGCTGCCGGCGCCGGTCGCCGACGCGGTGAAGCGCCTGCTCGCCAATCCCGAGGACAAGGAGGCTGATGCCATCGTCAGCCGCGACAAGGCGATGCACTCGACGCTGCGCACGACCTGCGTCGCCACGCTGCTCAATGCGGGCCACGCCGAGAATGCGCTGCCCCAGCGCGCCACCGCCAACGTCAACTGCCGCATCATCCCCGGCGAGACGGTCGACGGCACGCTCGCCAAGCTGCAGGAGCTTGCGGGCAGTGAAGTGAAGGTCACCGCCAACCAGCCGGTGCGGCCGCTCGCGGTGCAGCCGCCGCTCGATCCGAAGATCGTCGGGCCGATCGAGAAGCTCGCGGCCAAGCATTTCCCCGGCGTGCCGCTGCTGCCGCTGATGTCGACCGGGGCGACCGACGGCGTGTTCATCGAGGCGATCGGCATTCCGGTCTATGGCGTGCCCGGCATCTTCGTCGAGCCGAACGGCAGCGGCACGCACGGCCTCAACGAGCGGATCGGGGTCAAGGAGCTCTACGACGGCCGCGATTACCTCTATGAACTGGCGAAGCTTTTCGCCAATTCGCCGAGCTGATCCGGGCTTGCCCCCGCACGGTGGCGGGCGCATAGGCGGCGATCATGGTTCCCTTTCTGTTCGCCGAGCGCGAGCTGGCCGCGCTGCGCGAGGGTGCGCTGTTCTGGCCGGCGCGGCGCGCGTTGCTGGTCGCCGACCTGCATTTCGAGAAGGCGAGCTGGTACGCGGGCACCGGGCAGATGCTGCCGCCCTATGATTCGCTGGCGACGCTCGCCGAGCTGGCGGTGCTGGTCGAGCGCACCCGGGCAACCGAAGTCTGGTGCCTCGGCGACAGCTTCCACGACCGCGAGGGCTGCGAACGCCTGCCCGCCGCCGCGCAGGCGAGGCTCCGCGCGCTGACCGCCGCCACGCGCTGGACCTGGATCACGGGCAATCACGATCCCGTAGTCGCCGATCATTGCGGCGGCGAGGTCGTCGAAGAGGCCGAGGTGGATGGGCTGATCCTGCGCCACGAGGCCGATCCGGCCGAGGCGCGGCCGGAGCTGTCGGGGCATTTCCATCCCAAGCTGCGCCTCACCCTGCGCGGGCGCCAGGTCTCGCGCCGTTGCTTCGTGGCGACCGGGACCAAGCTGATCCTGCCGGCGTTCGGCGCGCTCACCGGCGGCCTCGATGCGCATCATCCGGAGATCGTCCGGGTGGTGGGAACTGGTGCCGAGGCGCTGGTCCCGCTCGACGACCGGCTGCTGAGGTTCCGGCTGGCGGCTTAGAACGCCAATCCTCCCCCGCCAGGGGGAGGTGGCACGCGAAGCGTGACGGAGGGGGCGGAAGCACATCGATAGCGGGTCGCCGTCCTCCCCCTCCGTCAGCCTATGGCTGACACCTCCCCCTGGCGGGGGAGGATTGAAAAGGGGCAATTCCTAACCGCCGACCACCTGCTCGATCACGCCGAAGATCGGGTGATGTCGGTCGTCCTCCGCCCAGATCCGGACCGTATCGCCGTGCTTCAGGAACGGCGTCTTGGGGGCGCCTTCGCGAATCGTCTCCACCGTCCGCACCTCGGCGATGCAGGAGTAGCCGACGCCGCCTTCCGCGATCGGCCGGCCGGGCCCGCCGTCGGCGTCGCGGTTGGAGACGGTGCCGGAGCCGATGATCGTCCCCGCTCCTAGCGCCCGTGTCTTCGCCGCATGCGCGATCAGCGTGCCGAAGTCGAAGGTCATGTCCTCGCCAGCCTCCGCGCGGCCGAACGGCTGGCCGTTGACGTCGACCATCAGCCTGCGGTGGAGCTTGCCGTCCCGCCACCAGTCGCCGAGCGCGTCGGGGGTCGCGAACACGGGGGAGAAGGCGCTCGCCGGCTTCGACTGGAAGAAGCCGAAGCCCTTGGCAAGCTCGCCGGGAATCAGATTGCGCAGCGACACGTCGTTGGTGAGCCCCACCAGCCGCACCGCCGCCAACGCCTCCTCGCGCGAGGCGCCGAGCGGCACGTCGCCGGTCACCACCACCACCTCGGCCTCGAGGTCGCAGCCCCAGCTCTCGTCGGCCAGCGGGATCGGGTCGCGCGGGCCCAGGAAACCGTCGGAGCCGCCCTGATACATCAGCGGATCGTGCCAGAAGCTTTCCGGCATCTCCGCCCCGCGCGCCTGCCGCACCAGCGCGACATGGTTCACATAGGCCGAGCCGTCCGCCCATTGATAGGCACGGGGCAGGGGCGCCGCCGCCTCGCGTTCGTGGAACCGCTCGCGCGGGATCGTCTCATGCTCCAGATCGGTGGCGAGGTTCCGGAGATCGG
Coding sequences within it:
- a CDS encoding DUF899 family protein, which translates into the protein MADSEGLAPAPALAERNHLPYPGESDAYRRARIALLAEEIELRRHIERVAVQRRALPQAPVVTKDYRFEGRDGPAMLADLFEGKDTLVTYCWMFGPERERPCPMCTAFLGPLAANAADIRQNVALAVIARSPVERMHAFAEERGWRNLPLYSDPTEQFGRDHHAWHDGADWPSYDVFTRDADGTIRHFWSGELGGTQDPGQDPRGSPEMIPLWNVLDTTPNGRKPDWYAQLEY
- a CDS encoding retroviral-like aspartic protease family protein, giving the protein MSGVHFALWPLALLLAGTPADVQQAPQQNPPETQLSPAEELAAAIVALGENQNRMTVPVQIAGAGPYRFIIDTGSERTVIARELARNLGLPAGRTVNVVAMSGTSRVGTVVIPSINVSTVPDIGAIHAPALKAVDLGALGLLGIDTLRDHRIDIDFEAGQMSVAPSVKRKKTPPKQPDEIVVRAKSLFGQLIVTEASYEGRRIRVILDTGSPVSVGNGAMLRLVRRHTRGIEPTTLISATGGLVPAEFAYVENVRVGGITFSNMPVAFADVAPFKRFELDDRPALFLGMSTLKSFRRVQIDFANREVRFLMPRDVDTRPRTAFTAL
- the rpoN gene encoding RNA polymerase factor sigma-54 produces the protein MSLAPRLDLRQSQSLVMTPQLQQAIRLLALSNLEIEGFIAEEIEKNPLLEAGGSEPGEAPEPAEPAVERTEPATADELVTDGGAATGESLDVDFAAETFHHDSPTDSIGGLDGGLGLGGTAGGAMPEDGPDLDGFGNPETGLHDHLLAQAGASFDPGDLFVATHLIDQIDEAGYLTVPLLDIANRLNVPLARIEAVLAVVQTFDPTGVGARNLGECLALQAKEVDRYDPCMAALIDNLDLLARGEIARLKRICGVDDEDMADMIRELRGYDPKPGCRYGGEAVPAVVPDIFVAPRGGGWAVEINSATLPRVLVNRSYYAELAGAHGDKASKSWLSDCLASANWLVKALDQRQRTIIKVAAEIVKQQDGFFRHGVAHLRPLTLRQVADAIEMHESTVSRVTSNKYLSCARGLFELKYFFTSAIQSADGGEAVSAEAVKSAIKALIAAEDPKAILSDDTLVDMLKDKGFDIARRTVAKYREAMGIGSSVQRRRQKALEGVG
- a CDS encoding ligase-associated DNA damage response DEXH box helicase, whose protein sequence is MLAAGRAGRHALLVAPTGAGKTLAGFLPTLAELIENPTEELHTLYVSPLKALAIDVQRNLLTPIEEMGVPIRVETRTGDTPSDRKARQRVRPPQILLTTPESLSLLLSYPDAPRLFAHLKTVVIDEVHAFATGKRGDLLALSLARLQSFAPALRRVALSATVADPDGYRAWLAPWGDIDAVTLVQGEKGADPDIAILLPEGKVPWSGHSGRYAAPQVMAEIETHRTTIVFCNTRGLAELIFQDLWKVNRLGLPIGIHHGSLDREARRKVEQAMADGRLRALVATASLDLGVDWGDVDCVIQMGAPKGSSRLLQRIGRANHRLDEPSEAVVVPGNRFEYLEARAALDAVDAGELDADVFRPGALDVLAQHIMAVACAAPFDAAALLQEVRAALPYSALTDETYERILNFIADGGYALRAYDRFKRLTKGPDGLWRVSHPRFVAQHRLNAGIIVEATMIEVRFRNGRRLGRVEEAFGASLSPGDTFFFAGLSLEVERITGEELIVHATSRPARIPSYMGARLAISTRLAERVRTFLHDDREWERFPADVREWLEVQRYRSRLPAPGELLVETFPLEGRHHMVAYSFEGWNAHQSLGMLITRRMEAQGLKPIGFVANDYALACYGLERITDPASLFSPDILEHEFVDWVQGSALLKRAFREVAVIGGLVERQHPGKRKTGKQVTFSTDLIYDVLRKYEPTHLLLQAAWEDARARLTDVGRLASLLDRAAGTMVHVDLDRVSPLAVPVLVLIGRENVAQTGTVDDALLVEAEQLAARAMQLD
- a CDS encoding ligase-associated DNA damage response exonuclease; the protein is MPRLGDWIEPHPTGLYLPAADAWIDPSVPVARALVTHGHADHARGGHDEVWATAETLEIMSVRYGPQNGRTVAYGETLTLGEVGVGFVPAGHVLGSAQIVLDHRGERIVVSGDYKRREDPTCARFEPVACDVFVTEATFALPVFRHPETRDEIDKLLTVLRANPERCVLVGAYALGKAQRVIRELRVMGFDDPIYLHGALQRLCDLYVANGIDLGELRPATGAAKAELMGRIVIAPPGALNDRWSRRLPDPITAMASGWMTVRQRARQRNVELPLILSDHADWDELTATIREVRPREVWVTHGREEALVHWCATNQIKARALELVGYEDEDD